In a genomic window of Salegentibacter salegens:
- a CDS encoding PDDEXK nuclease domain-containing protein, which yields MKPNKQHNALLQEIRDILEQARQKVATAVNSAMVFAYWEIGKRIVEEEQKGSERAEYGTYLLKELAKNLSNDFGKSFDARELRRIRQFYLSFPIRDTVRPELSWSHYRLLIRVEDKTVKQFYLKESISQHWSTRKLDRNISSQYYQRILSNQSNKEIASETNELSKLDFIKNPYVLEFLDLPANLTHKEKDIEKGIIAHLQTFLLELGKGFAFVAQQKLVRTETSDFFIDLVFYNYHLKCFVVIDIKSGKLSHQDIGQLDMYVRMFDEREKSKNDNPTIGILLCADTDNVVAKYSVLNDKKNLFASKYQMYLPSEEELQQFIEKDLE from the coding sequence ATGAAACCCAATAAACAGCATAACGCCCTTCTACAGGAAATAAGGGATATTTTAGAACAGGCTCGTCAAAAAGTCGCTACCGCAGTTAATTCGGCGATGGTGTTTGCGTATTGGGAAATAGGTAAACGCATTGTAGAGGAAGAACAGAAGGGTAGTGAAAGAGCAGAATATGGAACCTATTTATTAAAAGAACTTGCCAAAAACCTAAGCAATGATTTTGGTAAAAGTTTCGACGCCCGCGAACTTCGCAGAATTCGACAGTTTTATTTAAGCTTTCCAATTCGGGACACAGTGCGTCCCGAATTGAGTTGGTCACATTATCGTTTATTAATACGTGTGGAAGATAAAACTGTGAAGCAATTTTATCTAAAGGAGTCCATCAGTCAACATTGGAGCACCCGAAAGCTGGATCGCAATATCAGCAGTCAATATTACCAACGCATTTTATCCAACCAATCCAATAAGGAAATTGCTTCGGAAACTAACGAATTATCCAAACTCGATTTCATCAAAAACCCTTATGTACTTGAGTTTCTTGACCTTCCTGCTAATTTAACACACAAAGAAAAGGATATTGAAAAAGGAATTATTGCCCATTTACAGACCTTTCTACTGGAACTGGGTAAAGGCTTTGCGTTTGTGGCACAACAAAAATTGGTCCGTACCGAAACCTCTGATTTCTTTATTGATTTGGTATTTTACAATTACCATCTTAAGTGTTTTGTGGTCATTGACATCAAGAGCGGAAAACTGAGCCATCAGGATATTGGGCAGCTGGATATGTATGTGCGTATGTTTGATGAACGCGAAAAATCTAAAAATGACAATCCCACGATTGGGATATTATTATGTGCCGACACCGATAATGTGGTTGCAAAATACTCGGTGCTCAATGATAAGAAAAACCTTTTTGCCTCAAAATACCAAATGTACCTACCAAGCGAGGAAGAACTGCAACAATTTATTGAAAAAGACCTTGAATAA